Proteins encoded within one genomic window of Pararhizobium capsulatum DSM 1112:
- a CDS encoding phosphoadenylyl-sulfate reductase has product MASHPLEIAAKALSLELEGLDLSGRLAVVASLEGKSVFTTSLGIEDQVITAAIATGRHDIEVSTLETGRLFNETVALIDKTEETYGILIRRFHPEQDDIDAYAAKYGLNGFYDSVEARHACCGVRKLKPLARALEGASFWITGLRRGQSGNRAETPFAEADLERGMIKVNPLADWSNEVMAAHVAAENIPVNPLHKRGYPSIGCEPCTRAIKPGEPERAGRWWWENDEKRECGLHVAEAASAIPQSPLPASSIAR; this is encoded by the coding sequence ATGGCATCGCATCCGCTTGAAATCGCCGCAAAGGCACTGAGCCTTGAGCTTGAAGGCCTCGACCTCTCCGGTCGCTTGGCTGTTGTCGCCAGTCTGGAAGGCAAGTCCGTCTTCACTACCAGCCTCGGCATCGAGGATCAGGTGATCACCGCGGCCATTGCTACCGGTCGTCACGACATCGAAGTCTCGACGCTCGAAACCGGTCGCCTGTTCAACGAGACCGTGGCGCTGATCGACAAGACCGAAGAAACCTACGGCATCCTCATACGCCGCTTCCATCCGGAGCAGGACGATATCGACGCCTATGCCGCCAAGTATGGCCTTAACGGCTTCTACGACAGCGTCGAAGCGCGCCACGCCTGTTGCGGCGTGCGCAAGCTGAAGCCGCTGGCGCGCGCACTCGAAGGGGCATCCTTCTGGATCACCGGCCTGCGTCGTGGCCAGTCCGGCAACCGTGCGGAAACGCCATTTGCAGAGGCCGACCTTGAACGTGGCATGATAAAGGTCAACCCGCTGGCCGACTGGTCGAACGAGGTGATGGCGGCGCATGTCGCTGCCGAAAACATCCCGGTCAATCCGCTGCACAAGCGCGGTTACCCCTCGATCGGCTGCGAGCCCTGTACCCGTGCCATCAAGCCGGGCGAACCTGAACGCGCCGGCCGCTGGTGGTGGGAAAACGACGAGAAGCGCGAATGCGGCCTTCACGTCGCGGAAGCTGCCTCCGCCATCCCGCAATCACCCCTTCCCGCGAGCAGCATCGCGCGATAA
- a CDS encoding glutathione S-transferase family protein: MIKIWGRKSSSNVQAVMWCISELGLDYERTDAGFTYGVVDTPEFLALNPNGLVPVLIDDGMEPLWESGSIIRYLAARYGDDSFWPKDAVARAPVDKWAEWAKVTFSQGFTVPIFWHVVRTAPKDQNPVAITAAVKALQGKLDIAEAQLSRHAYLAGDTFTPADIQFGHLLYRYFTIDIERRPRPVLERYYQALTERPAFQEHVMVSYEELRAK, translated from the coding sequence ATGATCAAGATATGGGGGCGAAAATCCTCGTCCAACGTGCAGGCGGTGATGTGGTGCATCAGTGAGCTCGGGCTCGACTACGAGCGCACCGATGCCGGCTTCACCTATGGCGTGGTCGATACGCCGGAATTTTTGGCGCTGAACCCGAACGGCCTCGTGCCGGTGCTGATCGATGACGGCATGGAACCACTTTGGGAATCCGGCTCCATCATCCGCTATCTCGCCGCCCGCTATGGCGACGACAGCTTCTGGCCGAAAGATGCGGTTGCCCGCGCGCCGGTCGACAAATGGGCGGAATGGGCCAAGGTCACCTTCTCCCAAGGCTTCACCGTGCCGATCTTCTGGCATGTCGTCCGCACCGCCCCGAAGGATCAGAACCCGGTTGCGATTACCGCCGCCGTCAAGGCGCTACAGGGCAAGCTCGACATCGCGGAAGCCCAGCTTTCCCGCCACGCCTATCTCGCCGGCGATACTTTCACCCCGGCCGACATCCAGTTCGGCCACCTCCTCTACCGCTACTTCACCATCGATATCGAACGCCGGCCGCGGCCTGTTCTGGAACGCTATTATCAGGCGCTGACAGAGCGCCCTGCGTTTCAGGAACATGTCATGGTGTCCTACGAAGAATTGAGAGCCAAATGA
- the cysD gene encoding sulfate adenylyltransferase subunit CysD translates to MPLTLPETELHNPQTSKTPLDPHLKALENEAIHIFREVAAEFDKPVMLYSVGKDSAVLLHLARKAFYPGRVPFPLLHVNTGWKFAEMIAFRDEIVKRYDLDLVEHKNPRGAAENITPFSHGSALYTDIMKTEALRQALDAGGYDAAFGGARRDEEASRAKERIYSFRTPDHRWDPRNQRPELWNIYNGMIRKGESVRAFPLSNWTEVDIWRYIQAEEIPIVPLYFAKKRPVVERDGMMILAEDPRLELLPGETKREEVIRFRTLGCFPLTGAIRSEATTLHDIISELETATVSERQGRAIDRDQSGSMEKKKREGYF, encoded by the coding sequence ATGCCGCTGACCCTTCCGGAAACGGAACTGCACAATCCGCAGACCTCGAAAACACCTCTCGATCCGCACCTGAAGGCGCTGGAGAACGAGGCGATCCACATCTTCCGCGAAGTGGCCGCCGAGTTCGACAAGCCCGTCATGCTCTATTCGGTCGGCAAGGATTCCGCCGTGCTGCTGCATCTCGCGCGAAAAGCCTTTTATCCCGGCCGCGTGCCCTTCCCGCTGTTGCACGTCAACACGGGCTGGAAGTTTGCCGAGATGATCGCCTTCCGCGACGAGATCGTGAAGCGCTATGATCTCGATCTGGTCGAACACAAGAACCCGCGCGGCGCGGCCGAGAACATCACGCCGTTCAGCCATGGTTCGGCTCTTTATACCGATATCATGAAGACGGAAGCGCTTCGGCAGGCGCTCGATGCCGGCGGTTATGATGCGGCCTTCGGTGGCGCCCGCCGCGACGAGGAAGCGAGCCGCGCCAAGGAGCGCATCTACTCCTTCCGCACGCCCGACCATCGCTGGGACCCGCGCAACCAGCGCCCGGAACTCTGGAACATCTACAACGGCATGATCCGCAAGGGCGAAAGCGTGCGCGCATTCCCGCTGTCGAACTGGACCGAAGTCGATATCTGGCGCTACATTCAGGCCGAGGAAATCCCGATTGTACCCTTGTACTTCGCCAAGAAGCGCCCGGTCGTCGAGCGCGATGGCATGATGATCCTTGCGGAAGATCCGCGCCTCGAACTGCTGCCCGGCGAGACCAAGCGCGAGGAAGTCATCCGCTTCCGCACGCTCGGCTGCTTCCCGCTCACCGGCGCCATCCGCTCCGAGGCGACCACCCTCCACGACATCATCTCCGAGCTTGAAACCGCGACCGTTTCCGAACGTCAGGGCCGCGCCATCGACCGTGACCAATCCGGCTCGATGGAAAAGAAAAAACGCGAAGGATACTTCTGA
- the betB gene encoding betaine-aldehyde dehydrogenase: protein MRAQPKASHFIDGDYVEDTTGTVFESIYPATGEVIAQLYAATPAIVEKAIAAAKRAQPEWAAMSPTARGRILKRAAEIIRERNRELSELETLDTGKPIQETIVADPISGADSFEFFGGIIATALNGDYIPLGGDFAYTKRVPLGVCVGIGAWNYPQQIACWKGAPALAAGNAMVFKPSENTPLGALKIAEILVEAGLPKGLYNVIQGDRETGPLLVNHPDVAKVSLTGSVPTGRKVAAAAAGHLKHVTMELGGKSPLIVFDDADLESAIGGAMLGNFYSTGQVCSNGTRVFVQKGIKQKFLSRLKERTENIIIGDPMDEATQLGPMVSRPQLDKVFSYVDKGKAEGATLFTGGGIPNSVSSEGTYIQPTVFADVTDDMTIAREEIFGPVMCVLDFDTEQEVIARANATEFGLSAGVFTSDMTRAHRVVDQLEAGTLWINTYNLCPVEIPFGGSKQSGFGRENSAAALEHYSELKTVYVAMGKVEAPY, encoded by the coding sequence ATGCGTGCACAACCCAAAGCTTCCCACTTCATCGACGGCGACTATGTCGAGGATACCACCGGCACCGTTTTCGAAAGCATCTATCCCGCGACCGGCGAGGTGATCGCCCAACTCTATGCGGCCACGCCCGCTATCGTCGAAAAGGCAATCGCCGCCGCAAAACGCGCCCAGCCGGAGTGGGCGGCGATGAGCCCGACCGCCCGCGGCCGCATCCTCAAGCGCGCTGCCGAGATCATACGCGAGCGCAATCGCGAACTTTCGGAGCTTGAAACGCTCGATACCGGCAAGCCGATCCAGGAAACCATCGTCGCCGACCCGATCTCGGGCGCCGACAGCTTCGAGTTCTTCGGCGGCATCATCGCCACGGCGCTGAACGGCGACTACATCCCGCTCGGCGGTGATTTCGCCTATACCAAGCGCGTGCCGCTCGGTGTGTGCGTCGGTATCGGCGCCTGGAACTATCCGCAGCAGATTGCCTGCTGGAAGGGCGCGCCGGCGCTTGCCGCCGGCAACGCCATGGTCTTCAAGCCATCCGAAAACACGCCGCTCGGCGCGTTGAAGATCGCCGAAATCCTTGTTGAGGCCGGCCTGCCGAAGGGGCTCTACAACGTCATCCAGGGCGACCGCGAGACCGGACCGCTGCTCGTCAACCATCCCGATGTCGCCAAGGTTTCGCTCACCGGCTCGGTGCCGACCGGCCGCAAGGTCGCGGCCGCTGCAGCCGGTCATCTCAAGCATGTGACGATGGAACTCGGCGGCAAGTCGCCGCTGATCGTCTTCGACGACGCCGACCTCGAAAGCGCCATCGGCGGGGCGATGCTGGGCAATTTCTATTCGACAGGCCAGGTCTGCTCCAACGGCACCCGCGTTTTCGTTCAGAAGGGCATCAAGCAGAAATTCCTGTCGCGCCTCAAGGAGCGCACCGAGAACATCATCATCGGCGACCCGATGGACGAGGCGACACAGCTCGGCCCGATGGTGTCGCGTCCCCAGCTCGACAAGGTCTTCTCCTATGTCGACAAGGGCAAGGCAGAGGGCGCGACGCTCTTTACCGGCGGCGGCATTCCGAACTCGGTTTCCTCGGAAGGCACCTATATCCAGCCGACAGTCTTTGCCGACGTCACCGACGACATGACGATCGCGCGGGAGGAAATTTTTGGGCCGGTCATGTGCGTGCTCGATTTCGACACCGAGCAAGAGGTGATCGCCCGTGCCAACGCCACTGAATTCGGCCTCTCGGCCGGCGTCTTCACATCAGACATGACCCGCGCCCACCGCGTCGTCGACCAGCTGGAAGCCGGCACGCTCTGGATCAACACCTACAATCTCTGCCCGGTCGAAATCCCCTTCGGCGGCTCCAAGCAATCCGGCTTCGGCCGCGAAAATTCGGCGGCGGCTCTGGAGCATTATTCGGAGCTGAAGACGGTTTATGTGGCCATGGGCAAGGTCGAGGCGCCGTATTGA
- the betC gene encoding choline-sulfatase, whose protein sequence is MTARRPNILIIMVDQLNGKFFPGGPADFLHAPHMKALAKRSARFRNNYTSSPLCAPARASMMAGQLPSRTRVYDNAAEYVSSIPTYAHHLRRAGYYTALSGKMHFVGPDQLHGFEERLTTDIYPADFGWTPDYRKPGERIDWWYHNLGSVTGAGIAEITNQMEYDDEVAFLANQKLYHLSREQDDTARRPWALTVSFTHPHDPYVARKKFWDLYENCEHLLPDVGDIPLAEQDPHSQRLIHACDYQNFAVTEENIRRSRRAYFANISYLDEKVGELIDTLTRTRMLDDTVILFCSDHGDMLGERGLWFKMNFFEGSARVPLMVAGPGITPALHLAPVSNLDILPTLCDLAGISMDEIMPWTDGESLVPVINGMERTSPVIMEYAAEGSYAPLVCIREGKWKYIHCEIDPDQLFDLEADPLELTNLAGVPAHAPTLRAFQEMRDVRWDMEAFDAAVRESQARRWIVYEALRNGSYYPWDYQPLQKASERYMRNHMNLDNLEESKRYPRGE, encoded by the coding sequence ATGACCGCTAGGCGACCGAATATTCTCATCATCATGGTCGACCAGCTCAATGGAAAGTTCTTTCCCGGCGGTCCGGCGGATTTCCTGCATGCGCCGCATATGAAGGCGCTGGCAAAACGCTCGGCGCGCTTCCGAAACAACTACACGTCCTCGCCGCTCTGCGCGCCCGCTCGCGCCTCGATGATGGCCGGACAGCTGCCGAGCCGCACGCGGGTCTATGACAACGCCGCCGAATATGTCTCATCTATCCCGACCTATGCGCACCACCTGCGCCGCGCCGGCTACTACACGGCGCTGTCGGGCAAGATGCATTTCGTCGGCCCGGACCAGTTGCACGGCTTCGAGGAGCGGCTGACGACCGATATCTACCCCGCCGATTTCGGCTGGACGCCGGATTACCGCAAGCCCGGCGAGCGCATCGACTGGTGGTATCACAATCTCGGCTCCGTCACCGGTGCAGGTATCGCCGAAATCACCAACCAGATGGAATATGACGACGAAGTCGCCTTCCTCGCCAACCAGAAGCTTTATCACCTTTCCCGAGAGCAGGACGACACGGCCCGCCGCCCATGGGCTCTTACGGTCTCCTTCACCCATCCGCACGACCCCTATGTTGCGCGTAAAAAGTTCTGGGATCTCTACGAGAATTGCGAGCACCTGCTGCCGGACGTGGGCGATATTCCGCTTGCCGAGCAGGACCCGCATTCGCAGCGTCTCATCCACGCCTGCGACTATCAAAACTTCGCGGTGACGGAAGAGAATATCCGTCGCTCGCGCCGCGCCTATTTCGCCAATATCTCCTATCTGGACGAGAAGGTCGGCGAGCTGATCGACACGCTGACCCGCACCCGCATGCTGGATGATACCGTCATCCTGTTCTGCTCGGACCACGGCGACATGCTCGGCGAGCGCGGACTGTGGTTCAAGATGAACTTCTTCGAGGGCTCAGCTCGCGTGCCGCTGATGGTTGCAGGTCCCGGTATCACGCCTGCCCTGCATCTGGCGCCGGTTTCCAATCTGGACATCCTGCCGACGCTCTGCGATCTCGCCGGCATTTCCATGGACGAGATCATGCCGTGGACGGATGGCGAAAGCCTCGTGCCAGTGATCAACGGCATGGAACGGACCTCACCCGTCATCATGGAATATGCGGCGGAGGGTTCCTATGCCCCGCTCGTCTGCATTCGCGAGGGCAAGTGGAAATATATCCACTGCGAGATCGATCCCGACCAGTTGTTCGATCTGGAGGCCGATCCGCTGGAGCTTACCAATCTTGCCGGCGTTCCCGCCCATGCGCCGACGCTGCGCGCATTCCAGGAAATGCGCGATGTGCGCTGGGACATGGAAGCCTTCGATGCCGCCGTGCGCGAAAGCCAGGCCCGCCGCTGGATCGTCTACGAGGCGCTGCGAAATGGTTCCTACTATCCCTGGGATTATCAGCCGCTGCAGAAGGCCTCCGAGCGCTACATGCGCAACCACATGAACCTCGACAATCTCGAAGAATCCAAACGCTATCCACGCGGGGAGTGA
- a CDS encoding pYEATS domain-containing protein produces the protein MTRLEAVFAELQQKVAPASEELLEEAVELSRPKMPKLPEVQDEDDRNIGRFGRRADRDGYHLSASFIGGENDRFVRVKLSVARTDGVQMTHNVHFFLHRTFAQEKVIIPPTNGVSSLELLIYGGFTVGVWIEDTETLLELDLSKARGAPYVVRTQ, from the coding sequence TTGACGCGACTTGAGGCCGTTTTTGCAGAATTGCAGCAAAAAGTTGCGCCTGCCTCGGAAGAGCTATTGGAGGAGGCGGTTGAGCTGTCGCGGCCGAAAATGCCCAAGCTGCCAGAAGTCCAGGATGAAGACGATCGCAATATCGGACGCTTCGGTAGAAGGGCAGATCGGGACGGGTATCATTTGTCGGCCTCTTTTATCGGCGGTGAAAATGATCGATTTGTTCGGGTAAAGCTCAGTGTCGCGCGAACCGACGGCGTGCAAATGACGCACAATGTTCATTTCTTTTTGCATCGCACTTTCGCACAAGAAAAAGTCATCATTCCTCCGACAAATGGAGTCTCATCATTGGAGCTTCTTATCTACGGTGGGTTCACGGTCGGTGTTTGGATCGAAGATACAGAGACTTTGCTGGAACTCGATTTGTCAAAGGCAAGGGGTGCCCCCTATGTTGTTCGGACCCAATAA
- the betA gene encoding choline dehydrogenase, producing the protein MNADFIIIGSGSAGSAMAYRLSEDGRNTVMVLEYGGSDIGPFIQMPAALAWPMSMKRYNWGYLSEPETNLNNRRITAPRGKVIGGSSSINGMVYVRGSAEDYTRWEEAGAKGWGYADVLPYFKRMECSHGGQDGWRGTDGPLHVQRGPVKNPLFKAFVEAGREAGFETTEDYNGEKQEGFGLMEQTIWKSRRWSAANAYLRPAMKRPNVELVQCFARRIVIENGRALGVEIERGGKIEIVKANREVIISASSFNSPKLLMLSGIGPAAHLKDMGIEVKLDRPGVGANLMDHMEFYFQQVSLKPVSLYSWLPGFWQGVAGAQWLFSGTGLGASNQFESCAFVRSAPGIKQPDIQFHFLPVAISYDGKAAAKSHGFQVHVGYNHSKSRGNVTLASSDPMADPVIRFNYMSTEEDWVKFRHCVRLTRELFGQKAFDEFRGPEIQPGENVQTDEQIDDFLRDHLESAYHPCGTCKMGSKDDLMAVVDPETRVIGIDGLRVADSSIFPDITYGNLNGPSIMTGEKAADHILGKQPLPRSNQEPWINPRWAVSDR; encoded by the coding sequence ATGAACGCAGACTTCATCATCATCGGCTCCGGTTCGGCCGGCTCGGCCATGGCTTACCGGCTCTCCGAGGACGGCAGGAACACCGTTATGGTGCTGGAATATGGCGGATCGGATATCGGGCCGTTCATCCAGATGCCGGCGGCACTCGCTTGGCCGATGAGCATGAAGCGCTACAACTGGGGCTATCTCTCCGAGCCCGAAACGAACCTCAACAACCGGCGCATCACAGCCCCGCGCGGCAAGGTGATCGGCGGCTCGTCGTCGATCAACGGCATGGTTTATGTGCGGGGCTCGGCGGAAGACTATACCCGCTGGGAAGAGGCCGGCGCCAAGGGGTGGGGCTATGCTGATGTGCTGCCCTACTTCAAGCGCATGGAATGCTCCCATGGCGGTCAGGATGGATGGCGCGGCACGGACGGGCCGCTGCACGTGCAGCGCGGGCCGGTGAAGAACCCGCTGTTCAAGGCCTTTGTCGAGGCCGGTCGCGAGGCGGGCTTCGAGACGACCGAGGATTACAACGGCGAGAAGCAGGAAGGCTTCGGCCTGATGGAGCAGACCATCTGGAAATCCCGCCGCTGGTCTGCCGCAAATGCCTATCTGAGACCGGCGATGAAGCGCCCGAATGTCGAACTCGTGCAATGTTTCGCCCGCCGGATCGTGATCGAGAATGGCCGCGCCCTCGGCGTCGAAATCGAGCGCGGCGGCAAGATAGAGATCGTGAAGGCCAACCGCGAAGTCATCATCTCAGCCTCCTCCTTCAATTCGCCCAAGCTCCTGATGCTGTCGGGTATCGGCCCGGCGGCACATCTGAAGGACATGGGTATCGAGGTGAAGCTCGACCGGCCGGGTGTCGGCGCAAACCTGATGGACCATATGGAGTTTTATTTCCAGCAGGTATCGCTGAAACCGGTGTCGCTTTACTCGTGGCTGCCCGGGTTCTGGCAGGGTGTCGCGGGTGCGCAGTGGCTGTTTTCCGGCACGGGGCTCGGAGCGTCCAACCAGTTCGAGAGCTGCGCTTTCGTGCGCTCGGCTCCGGGCATCAAACAGCCGGATATCCAGTTCCATTTCCTGCCCGTCGCCATTTCCTATGACGGAAAGGCGGCGGCGAAGAGCCACGGCTTCCAGGTGCATGTCGGCTATAACCACTCGAAATCACGTGGCAATGTCACGCTTGCGTCTTCCGATCCGATGGCGGATCCCGTCATTCGCTTCAACTATATGAGCACCGAAGAAGACTGGGTAAAATTCCGCCATTGCGTGCGCCTTACCCGCGAGCTTTTCGGCCAGAAGGCGTTCGATGAGTTTCGCGGGCCGGAAATCCAGCCGGGCGAAAACGTGCAGACCGATGAGCAGATCGACGATTTCCTGCGCGACCATCTGGAAAGCGCCTATCACCCCTGCGGCACCTGCAAGATGGGATCGAAAGACGATCTGATGGCGGTGGTCGACCCGGAAACACGGGTGATCGGCATCGACGGCCTGCGCGTCGCGGACTCATCGATCTTTCCGGATATCACCTACGGCAACCTCAACGGCCCTTCGATCATGACCGGCGAAAAGGCCGCCGACCATATCCTCGGCAAGCAGCCACTGCCCCGCTCCAACCAGGAACCCTGGATCAATCCACGCTGGGCGGTGAGCGACCGGTAG
- a CDS encoding helix-turn-helix domain-containing protein: MSEIQKLTIDGKGYVLLSEEDYEDLIDGLEAHAIMARIAAGEETWPMEVVEARVRGENSVRVYRNYRKLTASELAAAAGISQPYLSDIENGKKTGSVAVLKRIAKVLKVDLDDLVPDVAED; this comes from the coding sequence ATGAGCGAAATCCAGAAGCTGACAATCGACGGCAAAGGCTACGTCCTCCTGAGCGAGGAGGATTACGAAGATCTGATCGACGGGCTGGAAGCCCATGCCATCATGGCGCGGATTGCGGCCGGCGAGGAGACCTGGCCGATGGAGGTCGTTGAAGCTCGCGTCAGAGGAGAAAACTCTGTCCGCGTTTACCGTAACTACCGTAAGCTCACCGCCTCCGAACTTGCGGCTGCCGCCGGCATATCCCAGCCCTACCTGTCCGACATCGAGAACGGCAAGAAGACCGGCTCCGTCGCGGTGCTGAAGCGCATCGCGAAGGTGCTCAAGGTCGATCTCGACGATCTCGTTCCGGACGTTGCGGAGGACTGA
- a CDS encoding calcium-binding protein yields MNFVGSTGKDVFKGFGKADTLSGGAGDDKLYGEGGNDSLKGGAGNDRLYGGAGTDKLYGDAGDDFIFGDSGADTINGGTGNDTITGGTGNDVLIGGAGKDTFVFKAGSGKDTILDFHAGSSTAGDVLQLDKSVLSSFSAVKAAATDTFDGVLIKFGTGSILLDGVEKAELHANDFFFV; encoded by the coding sequence ATCAACTTCGTCGGCAGCACTGGCAAGGATGTCTTCAAGGGCTTCGGCAAGGCCGATACGCTTTCCGGCGGTGCCGGCGACGACAAGCTCTACGGCGAAGGCGGCAATGACTCCCTCAAGGGCGGTGCCGGCAACGATCGTCTTTATGGCGGCGCGGGCACGGACAAACTTTACGGCGATGCTGGCGACGACTTCATCTTCGGCGATTCCGGAGCCGACACCATCAACGGCGGAACTGGCAATGACACCATCACCGGCGGCACCGGCAACGACGTGCTGATCGGCGGCGCAGGCAAGGACACGTTTGTGTTCAAGGCAGGTTCCGGCAAGGACACGATCCTGGACTTCCACGCGGGCAGTAGCACCGCAGGTGACGTGCTCCAGCTCGACAAGTCCGTGCTTTCGTCCTTCAGCGCGGTCAAGGCTGCCGCAACAGATACCTTTGACGGGGTCCTTATCAAGTTTGGAACCGGCTCGATCCTGCTCGACGGCGTCGAAAAGGCCGAACTGCACGCGAATGACTTCTTCTTCGTTTGA
- the betI gene encoding transcriptional regulator BetI, with translation MPKIGMEPVRRRALVDAALQVIGDQGTLSVTMSDIARKAGVSPALAHHYFGSKEQLLTETIRFLLRQLRNDTVRTLKAAEHARDRISAIIRVSFQADQFAPQTISAWLAFYSEAQRSEATRRLLVIYARRLHSNLVDSLKQLCSATDANRIAEGTAAMIDGLYIRRALGSSPVTADASMRLTDDYITLNLQMFSIQTDTEKGHAA, from the coding sequence ATGCCGAAGATCGGGATGGAGCCGGTGCGCCGCCGGGCACTGGTGGATGCCGCGCTGCAGGTGATCGGCGATCAGGGCACGTTGTCAGTCACGATGTCGGATATCGCCCGCAAGGCCGGTGTCTCTCCTGCCCTTGCCCATCATTATTTCGGCTCCAAGGAACAGTTGCTGACGGAAACCATCCGCTTCCTGCTGCGCCAGCTGCGGAATGATACGGTCCGGACATTGAAGGCCGCCGAACATGCGCGCGACAGGATTTCGGCGATCATCCGCGTCAGCTTCCAGGCCGACCAATTCGCCCCACAGACAATTTCCGCATGGCTCGCCTTCTATTCCGAGGCACAGCGTTCGGAAGCGACGCGGCGGCTGCTGGTTATCTACGCCCGGCGGCTGCATTCCAACCTCGTTGATAGCCTGAAGCAGCTCTGTTCCGCCACCGACGCCAACCGCATCGCAGAGGGAACAGCTGCGATGATCGACGGGCTTTATATTCGTCGCGCGCTCGGGTCTTCGCCGGTGACGGCGGATGCCTCCATGCGCCTCACCGACGATTACATCACCCTCAATCTCCAGATGTTTTCCATCCAGACCGATACCGAAAAGGGACATGCAGCATGA
- the cysN gene encoding sulfate adenylyltransferase subunit CysN yields MTVSATAHSSTGQATAEQTAAIETGTANISAFPAVDAQRQPRDTRPLRLITCGSVDDGKSTLIGRLLWDTKAVKEDQAATLRRDSGKQNDLGLPDFALLLDGLQAEREQGITIDVAYRYFATDKRAFIVADTPGHEQYTRNMATGASTADLAVLLVDARVGLLEQTRRHATIATLMGIKQFVLAVNKIDLTGYDRARFDAISHEFRELALSLGVRQITAIPVSALKGENVVYDGKASMPWYEGPTLVEVLELATVRSAQTVGFRLPVQRVSRPGESFRGYQGTVAGGAVKPGDSVVILPSGMVANVTKIVTFDLVRNAAVAGDAITLVLDRQVDVSRGDMIVSIDAQPQTGLAFDAQIVALQPDGIQPGKRYWLKSGSRRQRVTVQPSSQLDLKNGKWSHHTDGLGMNAIGKVHLSFDEQAVFDSYEQNRTTGAFILIDPDTNNTVAGGMITAKRSALAGIHTDDTRVLLSLPADLADKILASELFASRREEAEVRRISAGKAAEILGDIDG; encoded by the coding sequence ATGACTGTTTCCGCTACCGCCCATTCTTCGACTGGACAAGCTACAGCTGAACAGACCGCAGCGATCGAAACAGGCACTGCCAACATCAGCGCCTTCCCGGCTGTTGATGCCCAGCGCCAGCCCCGCGACACGCGTCCGCTGCGCCTCATCACCTGCGGCAGCGTCGATGACGGCAAGTCGACCCTGATCGGCCGACTGCTCTGGGACACCAAGGCCGTCAAGGAAGATCAGGCGGCAACGCTGCGCCGCGACAGCGGCAAGCAGAACGATCTCGGCCTGCCCGATTTCGCACTGCTGCTCGACGGTCTGCAGGCCGAACGCGAACAAGGCATCACCATTGATGTCGCCTATCGTTATTTCGCCACCGACAAGCGCGCCTTCATCGTCGCCGACACCCCCGGCCATGAGCAGTACACCCGCAACATGGCAACCGGCGCCTCGACTGCCGATCTCGCCGTGCTGCTGGTCGACGCGCGCGTCGGCCTGCTCGAACAGACTCGCCGCCACGCGACCATCGCGACACTGATGGGCATCAAGCAGTTCGTTCTCGCCGTCAACAAGATCGACTTGACCGGCTACGACCGCGCCCGTTTCGATGCGATCAGCCACGAGTTCCGTGAACTGGCGCTGTCGCTCGGCGTGCGCCAGATTACCGCGATCCCGGTTTCGGCGCTGAAGGGCGAGAATGTCGTTTACGACGGCAAGGCTTCCATGCCCTGGTACGAAGGGCCGACGCTGGTCGAAGTGCTGGAACTGGCAACCGTACGCTCGGCCCAGACGGTCGGCTTCCGCCTGCCGGTGCAGCGCGTCTCGCGTCCCGGTGAAAGTTTCCGTGGCTATCAGGGCACGGTTGCCGGTGGCGCCGTGAAGCCCGGTGACAGCGTCGTCATCCTGCCCTCGGGCATGGTGGCCAACGTCACCAAGATCGTTACCTTCGACCTCGTGCGCAACGCCGCCGTTGCAGGTGACGCGATCACGCTGGTTCTCGACCGTCAGGTGGACGTCTCGCGCGGCGACATGATTGTCTCGATCGATGCGCAGCCGCAGACCGGCCTCGCCTTCGATGCCCAGATCGTCGCGCTGCAGCCGGATGGCATCCAGCCCGGCAAGCGCTACTGGCTGAAGAGCGGTTCGCGCCGCCAGCGCGTCACTGTTCAGCCATCGAGCCAGCTCGACCTGAAGAACGGCAAATGGAGCCATCACACGGATGGCCTTGGCATGAACGCCATCGGCAAGGTGCATCTCTCCTTCGACGAGCAGGCCGTGTTCGACTCCTATGAGCAGAACCGAACCACCGGCGCCTTCATCCTGATCGACCCCGACACCAACAACACGGTGGCTGGCGGCATGATCACAGCCAAGCGTTCGGCGCTGGCCGGCATCCATACGGACGATACCCGCGTGCTGCTGTCGCTGCCCGCCGATCTCGCCGACAAGATCCTGGCTAGCGAACTCTTCGCCAGCCGCCGCGAGGAAGCGGAAGTTCGCCGCATCTCCGCCGGCAAGGCCGCCGAAATCCTCGGCGATATCGACGGCTGA